The following are encoded together in the Glycine max cultivar Williams 82 chromosome 8, Glycine_max_v4.0, whole genome shotgun sequence genome:
- the LOC100791730 gene encoding transcription factor BIM3, whose amino-acid sequence MARSAKGHQDEFDEDDEEELLTGNISSKVKVDEPSTGKRVNPHRSKHSETEQRRRSKINERFQVLRDLIPQNDQKRDKASFLLEVIEYIQFLQEKIQIYEQTYEGWNQEPTKLTPWRNHHGPAENTTDPSQASQNGSVDEKNNNVSPLLPKNVQNLIESDFSMTTIQKDHTPGSTTEAVPLPMQMRLDMFDPIVSSGMATQHLQEPVSNVNMPSHTQPQLWLNKQSKGNYIVPHNDTMKEQEELVIESGSDSISSAYSQGILDSLTQALHSSGVDMSQTNVSVQIDVGRRANSGLIPSAYTSKGHENQFVSNPAIARSGVDYCNIDSEQSSKRLRQEAS is encoded by the exons ATGGCTAGGTCTGCGAAAGGGCATCAGGATGAATTCGAcgaagatgatgaagaagaactCTTAACTGGAAACATCTCTTCCAAAG TGAAGGTGGATGAACCCAGCACGGGGAAGAGGGTGAACCCTCATCGTTCAAAGCATTCAGAAACTGAGCAACGTAGAAGGAGCAAGATTAACGAAAG GTTTCAAGTTCTGAGAGATCTCATACCTCAAAATGATCAAAAAAGAGACAAGGCATCCTTCTTGTTGGAG GTCATTGAGTATATTCAGTTCCTACaggaaaaaatacaaatttatgaaCAGACTTATGAAGGATGGAATCAGGAGCCCACGAAATTAACTCCATGG AGAAATCATCATGGGCCTGCAGAAAATACTACAGATCCTTCTCAAGCTTCACAAAATGGGTCTGTTGATGAGAAAAATAACAATGTCTCTCCATTGTTGCCCAAAAATGTACAGAACCTGATAGAATCTGACTTCTCAATGACAACTATTCAGAAGGACCACACCCCTGGTTCAACTACAGAAGCAGTTCCGCTTCCCATGCAAATGCGATTGGACATGTTTGATCCAATTGTTAGCAGTGGTATGGCAACCCAACATCTGCAGGAACCTGTATCTAATGTTAACATGCCTTCCCATACCCAGCCTCAATTGTGGCTTAATAAACAAAGCAAGGGCAACTATATTGTTCCACATAATGATACAATGAAGGAACAGGAGGAGCTGGTGATTGAAAGTGGATCAGATAGCATCTCAAGTGCCTATTCTCAGGG AATTTTAGATTCTCTCACGCAAGCATTGCACTCTTCGGGCGTAGATATGTCCCAGACTAATGTCTCAGTGCAAATTGATGTGGGGAGACGAGCAAATTCTGGGTTGATCCCCTCTGCATATACTTCAAAG GGCCATGAAAACCAATTTGTGAGCAACCCAGCAATAGCACGTTCCGGGGTTGATTACTGCAATATTGATTCTGAACAAAGTTCAAAGCGGCTCAGACAAGAAGCAAGCTAG